From one Psilocybe cubensis strain MGC-MH-2018 chromosome 13, whole genome shotgun sequence genomic stretch:
- a CDS encoding putative transporter (putative transporter C1002.16c), which translates to MDGQALTRKVTILNDPVDLTMATLDSSSSGKSEKGDVDFVNDSVDSAAVKRAILKMDLTLLPILTMFYLLSFLDRANIGNARVAGLQKDLLMTDRQYQIAITITYVPYVLSEIPANLIIRRVGPNILMPTLLTIWGIIVLSQGFVTSFKGLAAARAFLAAIVNMHGVGNKPAWSWIFILEGLFSTLIGILSFFLVPVSPRDSRFLSDEQKRLIIQRLDRNRPFAVPVDTFNIKRILSVLVTPHVLLPSVINFMGGTNLFGLALFLPSIVSQLGYSSNRTQLLSVGPFAVGFVVTVLLSYFSDRYMIRAVPIVGVLLFSVAGYSLSLASTSKHMSYAALYLMVPGVYATIPVISAWFSNNTEPYYRRATSIALGLMFANCGGIMSTWRYPSHEGPRYQKTTIMNLTFSLMMITLTIVNALHLIWLNRQKRLRRTDMLAPYATKEEPDGGIRAWVELGDRHPDFLSHAHRVAGRWREVSVNQRTGFDKYLYLWISPIHAVPYQLLTRCQPAMKDVLLVGFGAVGAICELPYPEAERSGKSYSCCPEQFRNRRQLFKRDIIAKEEGIHFESRKYGNIKGWRPDRLCKSVAEAADRPYSYVLVTTKAIPELVRTSEMLAPLYSNDYRAKFPQPAYVLLQNGLNVEVELYKTLKATLHDDPKIISTALWIGTNLLKPNVVEHNDFDRLSLGVYRHEDRTTTTNTAEEAALLDGIGHILEAGGSTISVVPEIQRVKFKKNFWNVAFSSFATLTRQASLVLQRYTLPAMFRAPPESPSKPYEPYVSPATADLISSYTIPAVKATLNELIVLGRALGFPDTEDGLPSSIAESTFEGTWKLHTRADSTHVPSMLLDAEKGFPIEVEVIVGEVVRMAKERNVDLPNQILRKREEAKPTRNV; encoded by the exons ATGGACGGCCAGGCTCTTACAAGAAAGGTTACCATTCTCAATGATCCTGTTGATCTAACCATGGCCACCTTGGATTCCTCGTCCAGCGGCAAATCTGAAAAAGGAGATGTAGACTTCGTCAATGACAGTGTCGACTCAGCAGCTGTGAAACGAGCTATCCTCAAGATGGATCTTACTCTCCTACCTATTCTAACTATGTTCTACCTGCTATCTTTTCTG GATCGTGCCAATATTG GCAATGCTAGAGTCGCCGGTCTCCAAAAGGACCTCCTCATGACAGACAGACAATACCAAATTGCGATAACCATCACATATGT TCCCTATGTGCTCAGCGAGATCCCTGCAAACTTGATAATTCGCAGAGTTGGTCCAAATATTCTCATGCCAACTTTACTCACTATTTGGGGCATCATCGTCTTGTCGCAAGGGTTCGTAACCTCATTCAAGGGTCTAGCTGCCGCTCGCGCGTTCCTGG CGgcaattgtcaacatgcatGGAGTCGGAAACAAGCCTGCCTGGTCATGGATCTTCATTCTG GAAGGCCTTTTCAGTACCTTAATCGGTATTCTATCGTTTTTCCTTGTTCCTGTGTCTCCAAGGGACTCTAGGTTTTTGTCAGACGAGCAGAAGCG CCTAATTATACAGCGGCTCGACCGCAACCGACCATTCGCAGTTCCAGTTGATACCTTTAACATTAAACGAATCCTTTCAGTCCTGGTAACGCCACACGTCTTACTACCATCCGTGATCAATTTTATGGGTGGCACAAACCTCTTTGGGCTTGCCCTGTTTTTGCCATCCATCGTCAGTCAACTTGGATACAGCTCAAACCGCACACAACTCCTCAGCGTTGGCCCATTCGCAGTTGGATTTGTTG TTACAGTCCTTCTTTCTTATTTCTCTGACCGTTATATGATAAGAGCCGTGCCTATTGTTGGTGTACTTCTTTTCTCAGTTGCTGGatattctctttctttag CATCTACCAGCAAGCACATGTCATATGCTGCTTTGTATCTCATGGTCCCAGGTGTATATGCCACTATCCCCGTGATATCGGCATGGTTCTCGAACAACACTGAACCGTACTATCGTCGAGCAACTAGTATTGCATTGGGTCTCATGTTTgcaaattgt GGCGGAATTATGAGTACCTGGCGATACCCATCACACGAAGGGCCGAGATATCAAAAGACTACCATAATGAACTTGACCTT CTCTTTAATGATGATAACCTTGACCATTGTCAATGCACTGCATCTGATTTGGTTGAACAGGCAAAAGAGATTGCGAAGAACCGACATGCTTGCACCCTATGCTACTAAGGAAGAACCCGATGGTGGCATACGTGCATGGGTAGAGCTGGGTGATCGCCATCCGGATTTTTT ATCACATGCTCATCGCGTCGCGGGTCGTTGGCGAGAGGTCAGCGTCAACCAGCGAACAGGCTTTGATAAATACTTATACTT GTGGATATCCCCGATACACGCAGTGCCTTATCAATTGTTGACCAGGTGCCAGCCAGCCATGAAAGATGTTCTTCTAGTAGGATTTGGAGCGGTGGGAGCGATATGCGA ACTCCCTTATCCTGAAGCGGAGCGGTCTGGCAAGAGTTACAGCTGTTGCCCGGAGCAATTTCGAAATCGTCGACA GCTATTCAAACGAGACATTATCGCGAAAGAGGAAGGGATTCACTTTGAGAGTCGCAAGTACGGCAATATCAAGGGATGGAGACCTGATCGCT TATGCAAATCTGTTGCAGAGGCGGCGGATAGACCTTACTCTTACGTGCTGGTCACTACTAAAGCTATCCCTGAGCTGGTCAGAACATCAGAAATGTTGGCTCCTTTGTACTCAAATGACTACAGAGCAAAATTTCCTCAACCGGCATATGTCCTGCTTCAGAACGGCCTCAACGTTGAAGTGGAGTTGTATAAAACCCTCAAAGCAACCTTACATGACGATCCAAAGATCATAAGCACCGCTCTATGGATAGGGACcaatttgttgaagccaaATGTAGTAGAGCACAATGACTTT GACAGACTGTCTCTTGGAGTGTATAGACATGAAGATCgtacaacaacaacaaacaccGCTGAGGAGGCTGCACTACTAGACGGTATCGGGCACATCCTCGAAGCTGGGGGGTCAACGATTTCAGTTGTGCCCGAAATCCAACGCGTGAAATTCAAAAAGAATTTCTGGAATGTCGCGTTCTCTTCATTTGCAACGCTCACACGGCAAGCTTCCTTGGTATTGCAGCG ATATACCCTCCCAGCCATGTTCCGAGCGCCTCCTGAAAGTCCTTCGAAACCATATGAACCATACGTTTCGCCTGCCACAGCGGATCTCATTTCTTCCTACACAATCCCTGCAGTTAAAGCTACCCTCAATGAGCTTATTGTACTGG GCCGTGCTCTCGGGTTCCCGGATACAGAGGACGGCCTTCCATCCTCTATAGCTGAATCAACCTTCGAAGGGACGTGGAAATTGCATACACGGGCTGATAGTACCCATGTTCCCAGCATGCTCCTTGATGCTGAGAAAGGTTTCCCAATCGAGGTGGAAGTGATCGTTGGTGAGGTTGTCCGAAtggcaaaggaaagaaatGTCGATCTTCCT AACCAAATATTGCGCAAGAGGGAAGAAGCAAAACCAACGCGCAATGTTTGA
- a CDS encoding hypothetical protein (Uncharacterized protein YDL144C) — translation MPNSELEDILVVGFGAVGAICSLILKTSGLVRVTVVARSNYNAVNESGVRFESNKYGTFEGWRPDRLCKSVEEAADRSYTYVLITTKAIPELVKTSHVLAPFLSAKYNDQFSQPTYVLLQNGLNVEIELYESLKALGKGDPRIISTGVWISSNLIAPNVVEHNGAFNRLALGMYRPNDFTTMVNTAEEAALLSGLASKVEAGGGIATIHPEIQRVKFMKNFWNVAFSSFSTLTRYTLPAIFRPPPSNTSEVYQPFLAPQTSELIHQFTIPSIQATLDELVVLARALGYPDSEDGIPSTLPKHVMDVTGPVHARPDSNHAPSMMLDAEKGLPIEVEVIFGEVVRMAKERNVQMPRVETLYALLLVVQNQILRKIEAEKASSL, via the exons ATGCCTAACTCAGAATTGGAAGACATCCTCGTAGTCGGTTTTGGTGCAGTTGGAGCGATCT GTTCCCTCATTCTCAAAACTAGCGGTCTTGTTCGTGTCACTGTGGTAGCGCGTAGTAATTACAATGCTGTAAATG AGTCTGGGGTTCGCTTTGAAAGCAATAAGTATGGCACTTTTGAAGGATGGAGGCCTGACCGAT TGTGCAAATCTGTAGAGGAGGCCGCAGACAGATCCTACACATATGTATTAATCACCACGAAAGCAATCCCCGAGTTGGTCAAAACATCTCATGTCCTGGCTCCATTTCTTTCTGCCAAGTACAACGACCAGTTTTCGCAGCCTACGTATGTACTGCTGCAAAATGGTCTTAACGTTGAGATCGAACTTTACGAGTCGCTAAAGGCTCTCGGCAAAGGAGATCCTCGTATTATTTCGACTGGCGTCTGGATTAGCTCCAATCTTATAGCTCCAAATGTCGTTGAACATAACGGCGCTTTC AATCGTCTTGCTCTAGGAATGTATCGGCCAAACGATTTCACAACAATGGTCAACACAGCCGAAGAGGCGGCATTACTATCAGGGTTGGCTTCCAAGGTCGAAGCTGGTGGGGGTATAGCAACGATCCATCCTGAGATTCAAAGAGTAAAATTTATGAAAAACTTTTGGAATGTTGCCTTCTCGTCATTCTCGACACTCACACG ATACACCCTGCCTGCAATTTTTCGACCTCCTCCCAGTAATACCTCAGAGGTTTATCAGCCATTTCTGGCGCCTCAAACCTCGGAACTCATCCATCAATTCACCATCCCCTCTATTCAAGCTACATTAGACGAGCTCGTTGTCTTAG CACGCGCACTTGGTTATCCAGACTCTGAGGATGGAATACCATCGACACTTCCAAAACATGTGATGGATGTTACAGGGCCGGTTCATGCTAGGCCAGACAGCAATCATGCACCAAGCATGATGTTGGATGCCGAAAAAGGCCTCCCCATTGAAGTCGAGGTGATTTTTGGCGAAGTCGTACGAAtggcaaaggaaagaaacGTGCAAATGCCT CGAGTCGAAACCCTGTACGCCCTCCTGCTGGTCGTTCAAAACCAGATTCTTCGAAAAATAGAAGCTGAGAAAGCAAGCAGTCTCTAG
- a CDS encoding putative sugar phosphate/phosphate translocator At1g12500 — protein MSTPLVTPSIVLTSVANPAVSASSSSSRHEDLENVYLVASTDAPKFANQEPSLNGSIRPRAHPGDVGPSPFGSAGSFGKEDALSQYASFEGGPGPTAKVRRKYHTDELSPSAFPSTEDLLLSSRSPADSESNMYEYEYDKESLLRGGSAAQPNAPSSSKIRVQLSRHASPILKATRAVIPTRIPIPIPARLRAVSDSPLLWLFLYFFLNLSLTLYNKTVLIHFPFPYTLTALHAFCGTIGTRVLLRVNSAPAQSSYSHSHLTGARMTSAAQPQSTPVPNLNGREYIVLLLFSTLYTINIVVSNASLRLVTVPFHQVVRASTPFFTIMFAAALLGKRSSRRKLLSLVPVVIGVGFATYGDYYFTPFGFFLTLLGTVLASLKTILTNVILVKPSSSGLPIATSTSASTSPVDSAHAVHDEKRAQAPSLISSVSSNLVKRVFPQSTTSTSTIMSNGDGNNNSIHSNTTPTTPAPLTYAVKMHSSTTTTTTSSSGTGIAHARALPKLSLSPIHLLYLLSPLAFVQTTLLAHFTGELERVRWHLFDPALTVGSGMGGTGMPGGMGMGMGGKVHVNGRVWLILNGVLAFLLNVVSFNANKRVGALGMSVAANVKQVLTVLSAVVLFDLTITPANGLGILLTLIGGALYAAVELKEKREGSLKSRIG, from the exons ATGTCGACGCCGTTGGTTACGCCTTCTATTGTTTTGACGTCAGTCGCCAACCCCGCTGTGTCtgcttcttcgtcttcttctagGCACGAGGATTTGGAGAATGTGTATCTTGTAGCATCCACGGATGCGCCAAAGTTCGCAAATCAAGAGCCCTCACTAAATGGTTCGATACGTCCGAGAGCGCACCCAGGCGATGTCGGCCCTTCACCATTTGGCTCAGCAGGGAGCTTCGGGAAGGAGGACGCGCTATCCCAATACGCATCATTCGAAGGCGGACCAGGCCCAACCGCCAAAGTCCGACGAAAATACCATACAGACGAACTATCGCCCTCCGCGTTCCCATCGACCGAGGACCTTCTACTTTCATCCCGCTCACCGGCAGATTCAGAATCGAACATGTACGAGTACGAGTACGACAAAGAGAGTCTGCTCCGTGGCGGCTCCGCCGCGCAGCCGAACGCGCCTTCGAGTTCGAAGATCAGGGTCCAGCTCTCGCGGCACGCATCGCCGATACTCAAAGCCACACGCGCGGTTATACCCACGCGCATCCCCATTCCTATCCCCGCGCGCCTACGCGCTGTATCAGACTCCCCCCTCCTCTGGCTGTTCCTGTACTTCTTCCTCAATCTCTCCCTGACGCTGTATAATAAGACCGTTCTCATACACTTTCCTTTCCCGTACACGCTTACTGCGCTGCACGCGTTTTGTGGGACGATTGGGACGCGGGTGCTTCTGAGGGTGAACTCTGCACCCGCGCAGAGCTCctactcccactcccacttgACAGGCGCCCGCATGACTAGCGCAGCCCAGCCTCAATCAACACCAGTGCCTAATCTAAATGGCAGAGAATATATCGTACTATTGTTATTCAGCACTCTATACACCATCAACATCGTCGTCAGCAACGCGTCGCTCCGCCTTGTGACTGTGCCT TTCCATCAAGTCGTGCGCGCTTCGACGCCATTCTTCACTATCATGTTCGCAGCTGCGTTATTAGGAAAACGCAGTAGCAGGCGAAAACTACTCTCACTTGTACCAGTGGTCATTGGCGTTGGATTCGC caCATACGGGGATTACTATTTCACCCCTTTCGGATTCTTCCTTACCCTCCTCGGAACGGTTCTCGCGTCGCTCAAAACGATCCTGACGAACGTTATCCTCGTCAAACCCTCTTCCTCCGGTCTGCCCAtcgccacctccacctcgGCTTCCACATCCCCAGTCGACAGCGCACATGCGGTCCACGACGAAAAACGCGCGCAGGCTCCATCATTAATCTCATCCGTCTCATCCAACCTCGTCAAGCGCGTCTTTCCACAATCCACCACGTCCACATCCACTATTATGAGCAACGGCGACGGCAATAACAATAGTATACACTCAAACACCACACCAACCACACCAGCGCCCCTTACATACGCAGTGAAAATGCACTCTagcacaacaacaacaacaacatcatcatccgGCACGGGCATCGCACACGCGCGCGCGCTGCCCAAGCTCTCGCTGAGCCCGATCCACCTACTATACCTCCTCTCCCCGCTCGCGTTCGTGCAGACGACGCTGCTGGCGCATTTTACGGGGGAGCTGGAGAGGGTGAGGTGGCATTTGTTTGACCCGGCTTTGACGGTCGGGTCGGGGATGGGTGGGACGGGGATGCCGGGGGgcatggggatggggatggggggTAAAGTGCATGTGAATGGACGGGTGTGGTTGATTTTGAATGGGGTTCTGGCGTTTTTGCTCAATGTTGTGAGTTTTAATGCGAATAAAAGGGTCGGGGCGCTGGGTATGAGTGTTGCTG CGAATGTGAAGCAGGTGCTTACTGTCCTCTCGGCGGTTGTTCTCTTTGATTTGACGATCACACCCGCGAATGGACTGGGCATCTTGCTTACGCTCATTGGAGGCGCGCTGTATGCCGCGGTGGagttgaaggagaagagggagggaAGTTTGAAGAGTCGGATTGGGtga